The following coding sequences lie in one Peribacillus frigoritolerans genomic window:
- a CDS encoding DUF2768 domain-containing protein — MTPALQKMWISFIAMGFMIISIFLIYLSRYKLKGFWRVLTAIIAYILMILAGLIILIVVLSGPTT, encoded by the coding sequence ATGACACCAGCTCTGCAAAAAATGTGGATATCCTTTATAGCAATGGGCTTTATGATTATCTCTATATTTCTAATCTACTTAAGCCGCTATAAATTAAAAGGCTTTTGGAGAGTCTTGACAGCAATTATCGCATACATACTTATGATTCTGGCCGGCTTGATCATCCTTATCGTTGTTCTTAGCGGGCCAACCACTTGA
- a CDS encoding putrescine aminotransferase, with protein sequence MSINVESKNTQANQSATQDYIKKVLQLIEQKEISKEDAQWVTKETVENFRNHVNPGFLEYRKTVTKDTQFASVEWSDQDSCFTDVNGKKYIDCLGGFGIYNVGHRNPKVVKAVTDQLQRQALHSQDLLDPLRAMLAKILAEITPGDLKYSFFTNSGTESVEAALKLAKMYSDKYTIISTTKSFHGKSLGSLSATAKGMFRKPFIPLVPGVRHVPFGDVDMMRKTFESCALVGEDVAAVLLEPIQGEGGVILPPQDYLKQVRALCDEYDALLILDEVQTGMGRTGKMFASELYDVVPDIICLAKAFGGGVMPAGAVVANEKVFKSWFDNPFMHTTTFGGNPLACAAAIATIDVLLEENLPQRAAEVGEYFLNGLREVAAEHKDKVLEIRGQGLMIGIEFHKDEVGYEFSKALFDKGILVAGTLINSKTIRIEPSLTIQLDEVDTVIKAFKEVLPTLQS encoded by the coding sequence ATGTCAATTAACGTAGAAAGTAAAAACACTCAAGCTAACCAATCAGCAACCCAAGATTATATTAAAAAAGTGCTTCAATTAATCGAGCAAAAAGAAATTTCAAAAGAAGATGCGCAGTGGGTAACAAAAGAAACGGTCGAGAATTTCCGTAACCATGTAAACCCTGGATTTTTGGAATATCGGAAGACGGTCACTAAAGACACACAATTCGCTTCGGTGGAGTGGTCTGATCAAGATTCCTGTTTTACGGATGTAAATGGAAAAAAATATATTGATTGTTTAGGCGGGTTTGGTATTTATAATGTTGGCCATCGTAACCCTAAAGTAGTAAAGGCAGTAACCGATCAGTTACAAAGACAAGCCCTTCATAGCCAGGACTTACTTGACCCATTACGTGCAATGCTTGCCAAGATCCTTGCCGAAATCACGCCGGGAGATCTAAAATACTCGTTCTTTACGAACAGCGGTACCGAGAGCGTGGAGGCTGCACTTAAGCTGGCTAAAATGTACAGTGACAAATACACGATCATTTCCACGACAAAATCATTTCATGGGAAAAGCCTTGGTTCCCTATCGGCAACGGCAAAGGGCATGTTCAGAAAACCGTTCATCCCGTTGGTACCAGGTGTGCGTCATGTACCATTCGGTGATGTGGATATGATGAGAAAAACGTTTGAAAGTTGTGCATTGGTCGGTGAAGATGTTGCTGCTGTGCTGTTAGAGCCTATTCAAGGTGAAGGAGGGGTCATTCTTCCTCCGCAAGATTATTTAAAGCAGGTTCGGGCATTGTGTGACGAATATGATGCGTTATTGATCTTGGATGAAGTGCAAACAGGAATGGGACGGACAGGTAAAATGTTCGCTTCTGAGCTATATGATGTTGTTCCGGACATTATTTGTTTAGCGAAAGCATTTGGCGGCGGAGTAATGCCTGCAGGAGCTGTCGTAGCCAATGAGAAAGTATTTAAAAGCTGGTTCGACAATCCATTCATGCACACTACGACATTTGGTGGAAATCCACTAGCTTGTGCTGCGGCCATTGCTACGATCGACGTACTTTTGGAAGAAAACTTACCGCAGCGTGCTGCAGAAGTTGGTGAATACTTCTTAAATGGGTTAAGGGAAGTGGCTGCTGAACACAAAGATAAGGTCTTGGAAATCCGCGGCCAAGGATTGATGATTGGCATTGAGTTCCATAAAGATGAAGTGGGTTATGAATTCTCAAAAGCCCTCTTTGATAAAGGCATCTTGGTGGCAGGTACGCTTATCAATTCCAAAACAATCAGGATTGAGCCGTCATTGACTATTCAGTTGGATGAAGTCGATACAGTCATTAAAGCGTTTAAAGAGGTCTTACCGACGCTTCAATCTTAA
- a CDS encoding sigma 54-interacting transcriptional regulator: protein MLSIPDDKIRPFITITIDQPTLSDQKIHEIQEPFFFLMKENQVFAYIRMDDLPLNEKITTVDQLLQYAFSIDNVCKLTPNISLPLLFQIIGEPIVLIKTDDGLLTGYVKREDVLAELFKQDSKQNLDLLNVILTSIPMGIFVADKEKNIVNFNESGLKMIKKPSEQVLNEPAADIFNKQHIHSVFASGSSILNQLEITDVMSVLVDYSPILNHEKEVEGLIIIVQDLPMVEEMAMEIELIKSSNKDLNAILANIYDEILVVNQKGELLRYSDSIISGFWGKNLKDYIGKNLLQLEDEGIFNPSVTRLVLEQKKKVSIVQDTKMNKKVLSVGTPVFNEKGDIDRIVIASRDITETTQLKSELNEMRKELDSFKKQDQFYKELVFASPKMEQIISQVKKIAHFSSTVLINGESGVGKEVIAEAIHKMGRRSKQPFLKINCGAIPENLLESELFGYTKGSFTGADKNGKVGYFQQANKGVLFLDEVGDMPIHLQVKLLRVLQEQEVIPIGSTTPISIDVQIVAATNKSLEKMVEMGTFREDLFYRLNVIPIHVPPLRERPEDIPPLAFHFLQKLNERYQRNYHFSPDALNILEVYTWPGNIRELQNMIERLVVSADEEMIDADFIQRFIPVGSDFKQSKPIITRILPLQEAMDHVEEQLIMLAMKQYKTTTKAAKALGISQSSVSRKYQKVLAEQSKKIEKNAY from the coding sequence GTGTTATCTATTCCGGATGATAAAATAAGACCATTCATAACTATAACAATTGATCAGCCTACATTATCAGACCAAAAAATTCATGAGATACAGGAACCTTTCTTCTTTCTTATGAAGGAAAATCAAGTGTTTGCGTATATCCGCATGGATGACCTCCCGTTAAATGAAAAAATAACGACAGTCGATCAGCTTTTACAGTATGCTTTTTCGATTGATAATGTCTGTAAATTAACCCCTAACATATCCTTGCCGCTTCTGTTTCAAATTATCGGTGAACCTATCGTGCTGATAAAAACGGATGATGGCCTGCTTACCGGTTATGTAAAAAGGGAAGATGTGTTAGCAGAATTATTCAAGCAGGACAGCAAACAAAATTTAGACCTGCTAAATGTTATTTTAACCTCCATTCCTATGGGGATTTTTGTAGCTGATAAAGAAAAAAATATCGTGAACTTCAATGAATCAGGCTTGAAGATGATAAAAAAGCCTTCTGAACAAGTTCTAAATGAACCTGCTGCGGACATCTTCAATAAGCAGCATATACATAGCGTGTTTGCCAGCGGGAGCAGTATTCTGAATCAGTTGGAGATTACTGATGTCATGAGTGTGCTTGTCGACTATAGCCCGATTCTGAACCATGAAAAAGAAGTCGAAGGCCTGATCATCATCGTTCAGGATTTACCGATGGTTGAGGAAATGGCCATGGAAATAGAATTGATTAAAAGCTCGAATAAAGACTTGAATGCCATTTTAGCGAATATCTATGATGAAATACTTGTAGTCAATCAAAAAGGAGAGCTGCTGCGTTATAGTGACAGCATCATCTCAGGATTCTGGGGGAAGAATTTAAAAGATTATATCGGGAAGAATCTTTTGCAATTAGAAGATGAAGGGATTTTTAATCCTTCGGTCACCCGGTTAGTCCTTGAACAAAAAAAGAAAGTATCGATTGTCCAAGATACTAAAATGAATAAAAAAGTCCTTTCCGTCGGCACCCCTGTATTCAATGAAAAAGGGGATATAGATCGAATCGTCATTGCATCAAGGGATATAACGGAAACGACACAATTGAAATCGGAATTAAATGAAATGAGGAAAGAACTGGATTCATTCAAAAAACAGGATCAATTTTATAAAGAGTTGGTTTTTGCAAGTCCTAAAATGGAGCAGATCATCAGCCAAGTCAAGAAAATCGCTCATTTCTCATCAACTGTATTGATCAACGGGGAGTCGGGAGTAGGTAAAGAAGTGATAGCCGAAGCCATTCATAAAATGGGCAGGCGGTCCAAGCAGCCTTTCCTTAAGATAAATTGCGGGGCGATTCCGGAAAACCTCCTCGAAAGTGAATTGTTTGGTTATACGAAGGGTTCCTTTACAGGAGCGGATAAAAATGGGAAGGTAGGATACTTTCAGCAGGCCAATAAGGGTGTTTTATTCCTTGATGAAGTGGGTGACATGCCCATACACCTGCAAGTTAAGCTGCTGCGGGTCCTCCAGGAACAGGAAGTGATTCCGATTGGCAGCACTACACCCATTTCCATTGATGTTCAAATTGTTGCGGCCACGAATAAGAGTCTGGAAAAAATGGTTGAGATGGGGACGTTCAGAGAAGATTTATTCTATAGATTAAACGTCATACCCATACATGTGCCCCCTTTAAGGGAAAGGCCGGAGGATATACCGCCGCTAGCCTTTCATTTCCTGCAAAAACTGAATGAAAGGTATCAGCGGAATTACCACTTTTCCCCCGATGCATTAAATATACTGGAAGTCTATACATGGCCGGGGAACATCCGTGAATTGCAGAACATGATTGAAAGATTGGTTGTTTCTGCAGATGAAGAGATGATCGATGCTGATTTCATTCAAAGGTTCATACCTGTGGGCAGTGACTTTAAACAATCGAAACCCATCATTACGAGAATCCTTCCGCTGCAGGAAGCAATGGATCATGTCGAAGAGCAATTGATCATGCTTGCCATGAAACAGTATAAAACCACGACCAAAGCGGCAAAAGCGCTCGGGATAAGTCAATCGTCAGTGAGCAGGAAGTATCAAAAAGTGTTAGCTGAACAGAGTAAGAAAATCGAAAAAAATGCATATTGA